ATGGAGGGGTTGGTTTAGGAAAAACCCATCTCATGCACGCCATTGGTAACAATATTTTAAAAAATAACCCTGAAGCTAAAGTACTTTACTTACATTCTGAACGTTTTGTTGCTGATATGGTTAAAGCGTTACAAACAAACTCTATTAATGAATTCAAACGTTTTTATCGTTCCTTAAATGCGTTACTTATTGATGATATTCAATTTTTTGCTGGAAAAGATCGCTCTCAAGAGGAGTTTTTTCATACTTTTAATGCTTTGTTAGAAGGACAGCAACAAATTATCTTAACTAGTGATCGCTATCCTAAAGAAATTGAAGGGATGGAAGAGCGACTTAAATCTCGCTTTGGCTGGGGTTTAACTGTCGCTGTAGAACCACCTGAATTAGAAACTCGTGTTGCTATTTTAATCAGTAAAGCAGAGCAATCTAATATTGAATTGCCTTATGAAGTAGCCTTTTTTATAGCTAAACGTATTCGTTCTAACGTGAGAGAACTTGAAGGCGCTTTGCGACGAGTGATTGCTAATGCCCATTTTACTGGTAAGCCTATTACCATTGAGTTTGTTCATGAGGCATTACGTGATCTTCTTGCACTACAAGATAAGTTAGTTACCATTGAAAATATCCAGAAGACAGTTGCTGAATACTATAAGGTTAAAGTGGCTGATTTACTCTCTAAACGACGCAGTCGTTCTATAGCTAGACCACGACAAATGGCTATGGCTTTAAGTAAGGAATTAACTAATCATAGTTTACCTGAAATTGGGGATCATTTTGGTGGCCGTGATCATACTACGGTAATTCATGCGTGTAGAAAGGTTAAGGAATTAATTCAGGATGATAGTGATTTTGCAGAAGATTATAAAAATTTGATGCGAATTTTATCTTCTTAATACACTTAAGTTTGATAGTTAAAGTATCTTTTATGTGACTAAATAAATGTTATCTTGTAATTTTTATTCTTTGCCGTGATGGACAGAATAATAT
This Legionella fallonii LLAP-10 DNA region includes the following protein-coding sequences:
- the dnaA gene encoding chromosomal replication initiator protein DnaA, which produces MSATVWQKCLGLLQDEYSAQQFNTWLRPLQVHTDEQRLILLAPNRFVVDWVKKHFFSRIEELINQFCGDDIKSVSIEIGSKPSESTPGSSPDTTVSISGAPAVKASVKKTVDYKSSHLNKKFVFDSFVEGNSNQLARAASMQVAERPGDAYNPLFIYGGVGLGKTHLMHAIGNNILKNNPEAKVLYLHSERFVADMVKALQTNSINEFKRFYRSLNALLIDDIQFFAGKDRSQEEFFHTFNALLEGQQQIILTSDRYPKEIEGMEERLKSRFGWGLTVAVEPPELETRVAILISKAEQSNIELPYEVAFFIAKRIRSNVRELEGALRRVIANAHFTGKPITIEFVHEALRDLLALQDKLVTIENIQKTVAEYYKVKVADLLSKRRSRSIARPRQMAMALSKELTNHSLPEIGDHFGGRDHTTVIHACRKVKELIQDDSDFAEDYKNLMRILSS